The segment GCGGTTCGGATGCGGCGTTCATCAGCGTCGACGTGCCGGCCGCGGCGGTCGCGCACAACGCGAAGTTCTCGGTGGTCGTCACCGACGCGTAGTCGAGCCAGTGGTCGTTCGCCTTCAGCGGGCCTTCCGAGCGCACGATCAGCGAGTCGGGCGTGCGTTCGATCTGCGCGCCGAAGCGCTCGAACACCTCGACGTGCGGATCGATCTCGCGCACGCCGAGCGTGCAGCCCTTCACGTCGTTCTCGAGGCGCGCGACGCCGAAGCGCGCGAGCAGCGGCGGAATCAGCATGATCGACGAGCGCATCGCCTCGGGCAGCCGGTGGACGGCCGGATCGAACGTCGTGTTGCGGTGATGGAGCTCGAGGATGCCGGTCTCGAAATCGATCGATACGTCGCTGCCGAGCGTGCGGAAGATGTCGAGGATCTTGCGCACGTCGGTGATGTCGGGCACGCCGACGAGCCGCAGCGGCTGGTCGGTGAGCAGGGTGGCGCACAGGATCGGCAGGACGGCGTTCTTGTTCGCGGACGGCTGGATGTCGCCGCGCAGCGGTGTGCCGCCGTGAACGATGAGATTCGACATGATATGGGGGTAGATCGGTGACTGACGTAGGCCCATATGATGCCATTGGTCGACATGGCAGTGGAAAGTGCAAGCGGGAAATCAGGAGATCAGCGCAGGGCTTGACAGTGTTTGACGCTGCGCGGCGCTGCCCACACGCGCTCGACACGTGCAGGCAGCCGGCCGGAGAGTCAACCCGCCACCCGCATCCGCGCGGCGACGATCAACGAGATCAGGCACCCCACCGCGAGATAGCCGGCGACGAGGTGCCACGAGCCGCCGCCCACGCTGACGAGGCCAACGGCGATGAACGGCGTGAAGCCGCCGCCGACCACGCTCGCGAACTGGTAGCCGACGCCCGCGCCGCTATAGCGGTATTCGGCGCCGAACAACTCGGTGAAGAGCGGCTGCTGGACGCTCACGACCATGTCGTGCGCGGCGTTCGCGAGCAGGATCGAGAAGATCACGATCCACGCGATCGAACGCGCCTCGAGCGCGACGAAGAACGGCACCGCGGACGCGAGGCCGATCAGCGCGCCGACCAGGTAGACGCGGCGCAGGCCGAAACGGTCGGCCAGCCACGCGAAGCACGGGATCGTCACGCAGCTCACCGCGCCGACCAGCAGGCCGATGTTCAGGAACAGGTCGCGCGACATGCCGAGATTGGTCGTCGAATAGCTGAGCGCGAACGCGGTGACGATATACATCGTGAACAGTTCGGCGAGACGCAGCGCGACGATCAGCAGGAACGCCTTCGGATGGCGCGTCAGCGCCTCGAGCACCGGCAGGCGCAGCTTGCGGTTCCCGTGCTCGACCTTCTCGACGAACTCCTGCGACTCGTCCATGCTCTTGCGCACCCACAGGCCGATCAGCACCAGTACGATGCTGAACACGAACGGCAGGCGCCAGCCCCACGACTTGAACGCCGCCTCGCCGAGCGTGTGGCTCAGGATCGACACGATGCCCGTCGCCAGCACGAGGCCGACGCCGTAACCGACCTGCACGCCGCTGCTGTAGAACGCCTTCTTTTTCTGCGGCGCGCTTTCGACGGCCATCAGCGCCGCGCCGCCCCATTCGCCGCCGACCGCGAAGCCCTGGATCGCGCGCATCAGGACCAGCAGCACGGGCGCCCACCAGCCGATCGTCGCGAAGGTCGGCAACAGGCCGATAGCGACGGTCGACAGGCCCATCATCATCACGGTCAGCACGAGCATCCGCTTGCGGCCGAGCCGGTCGCCGTAGTGGCCGAACACAACGCCGCCGAGCGGCCGGAACAGGAAGCCGACACCGAACGTCGCGAACGCCGCGAGGGTGCCCATCGTCGGGCTGACCTTCGGGAAAAACTCGGAATTGAACACGAGCGCGGCGACGATCCCGTACAACAGGAAGTCGTACCAGTCGACGACGGCGCCGACGAAGCTGCCGAGCGCGGCCCTGCGGGCCTGGCTGCGCGCCCGGACGGTGCTTGCGGTGTCGACGGTGTCAAAGGCGGGGGTCATGGCGGTGTCTCCTGGCACGGCGCATCATGGAATCGTGGCGGCGCCGCGTCCGATGCTGCATTGAAGGCGTTGGGTGAACGGAGCATAGGGCGCGCATCGCGGCGCGGCAATTGGCCAAACGGTCAAAGTGCGCGATTATCGTTCAAGTCCGTGCGTTAATCGCACGATTTTCGGGTTTGCACTAGGCGGGGCGTCGCGCAGTCCGTTCGGCCGATGTGTGCCGCCGTGAACGGTTTGGTTAAAATCGGCACCATTGATAACATCGCGCGGAACAGTCGCAGGCCCGGACGCCGCGCACGCGGGGTCGCGATGGCGGGCCCGCGCTACACCCTCATCGACCTCGCTTGTCCCCGGAGACTGGAATGCCTGGCACTCATCCCCCCCTGTCCAGCGATACGCCGCCTGTCGAGAACCCGGCCGCCAATCCGCTCGGGATGGCCGGGCTAGAATTCGTCGAATTCGCAGCGCCCGTGCCGGACGCGCTCGCGCAACGCTTCGAGCAGCTCGGGTTCAAGGCGATCGCCCGGCACGTCAGCAAGGCCGTCACGCTGTACCGGCAAGGCCGGATGAATTTCCTGATCAACGCGGAGCCCGATTCGTTCGCCGCGCGTTACGCGGAGGAGTACGGCATGGGCGTATGCGCGATCGGCCTGCGCGTCGCCAGCGCGCGGCGCGCGTTCGAGCGGGCGATCACGCTGGGCGCGTGGGCGTTCGAAGGCGAGCGGGTTGGCGTCGGCGAGCTGAAGATTCCGGCGATCCAGGGCATCGGCGATTCGCATCTCTATTTCGTCGACCGCTGGCGCGGGCGCGACGGCCAGCGCGGCGGCGTCGGCGACATCTCGATCTTCGACATCGATTTCCGGCCGATCG is part of the Burkholderia ubonensis subsp. mesacidophila genome and harbors:
- the shiA gene encoding shikimate transporter; its protein translation is MTPAFDTVDTASTVRARSQARRAALGSFVGAVVDWYDFLLYGIVAALVFNSEFFPKVSPTMGTLAAFATFGVGFLFRPLGGVVFGHYGDRLGRKRMLVLTVMMMGLSTVAIGLLPTFATIGWWAPVLLVLMRAIQGFAVGGEWGGAALMAVESAPQKKKAFYSSGVQVGYGVGLVLATGIVSILSHTLGEAAFKSWGWRLPFVFSIVLVLIGLWVRKSMDESQEFVEKVEHGNRKLRLPVLEALTRHPKAFLLIVALRLAELFTMYIVTAFALSYSTTNLGMSRDLFLNIGLLVGAVSCVTIPCFAWLADRFGLRRVYLVGALIGLASAVPFFVALEARSIAWIVIFSILLANAAHDMVVSVQQPLFTELFGAEYRYSGAGVGYQFASVVGGGFTPFIAVGLVSVGGGSWHLVAGYLAVGCLISLIVAARMRVAG